One window from the genome of Rhodothermales bacterium encodes:
- a CDS encoding type II/IV secretion system protein, whose product MGSDLDRGFFEGTGSQGSLDSEVAPQPHTTGKIFAVDRDPVVLSGPEIAVDVSRIAEVSDASDGVDNGVDQEVVGGEDDVDDESESGDFVGPIDAHGNVIEIEEETTLANGRRIADRVVLRLIKKELLSDDQLNDSLDEWKRLHSEGYKVPLWRVITLDPRVDREQIYREAADVYAFKEAKTSYKEALAFIEAIAEQFDGPHLDRMIELFVIPIAQFSEPRTGEIRWIFATHDPTRPEVHRLLQKLRLRRFELRYTSESFIGELITEGFLSKNEYLDRLNEDPLIYDLGSSYNYEEESQLIDEEALEAEINRSSLINLFEATLIEAVKKGASDIHIFPNPDGQIEINFRVDGELTRWHLEERIHPEAFLAVVKDNSHNVDRFERDTAQDGSIQRRIADAIIRFRVSILPVASHRPGVNAESIVIRVLDDRKVLTDLSKLGMLDDSLQRFDHAIRQPFGMVILTGPTGSGKSTTLVAALHQVVTPKVNVLTVEDPVEYLIKGVRQIKLNSRLNMEGALRSILRHDPDIVMVGEMRDRQTAELAIKLANTGHLTFSTLHTNDAVSAVSRLYKMGIEPFLIAYAINIVVAQRLLRNLCPDCKIEAKDVDPELLSYLGFSEEESKEITFYTADFGTDCHLCGGQGYKGRRAIAETLPFTNMIRKKILAAGEMIDEEGLRDTARSEGMRSLRDSAKQIVMKGETSVEEMIRVTGTTD is encoded by the coding sequence ATGGGATCCGATCTGGATCGGGGCTTTTTTGAAGGTACCGGTTCGCAGGGTTCGCTCGACAGTGAGGTAGCGCCGCAACCCCACACTACCGGCAAGATTTTCGCCGTGGACCGGGACCCGGTAGTCTTGTCCGGACCTGAAATCGCTGTCGACGTTTCTCGCATAGCTGAAGTATCGGATGCCTCCGACGGCGTTGACAACGGCGTTGATCAAGAGGTTGTCGGTGGCGAGGATGATGTCGATGACGAATCGGAGTCCGGTGATTTCGTCGGCCCCATCGATGCCCACGGCAACGTCATTGAAATCGAGGAGGAGACGACACTCGCCAACGGTCGACGTATCGCCGATCGCGTCGTGCTCCGGCTTATCAAGAAAGAGCTTCTGTCTGACGACCAGCTGAATGACAGCCTGGACGAATGGAAGCGACTGCACTCTGAGGGTTACAAGGTCCCGCTGTGGCGTGTCATTACACTCGATCCCCGGGTCGATCGGGAGCAGATATACCGTGAGGCTGCAGACGTCTACGCGTTCAAGGAAGCGAAGACGTCGTACAAAGAGGCGCTGGCGTTCATAGAAGCTATCGCGGAACAGTTCGATGGCCCCCACCTCGATCGAATGATCGAGTTGTTCGTGATCCCGATCGCGCAGTTCTCCGAACCGCGTACCGGCGAAATCCGCTGGATATTCGCCACACACGATCCGACTCGACCTGAGGTACACCGACTGCTTCAGAAGCTTCGGCTACGTCGTTTCGAGCTGCGATATACATCCGAGTCGTTCATCGGCGAACTGATTACAGAAGGATTCCTCTCCAAGAATGAGTATCTCGATCGGCTGAACGAAGATCCGCTCATCTACGATCTCGGATCCAGCTACAACTACGAGGAGGAGTCTCAGCTCATAGATGAGGAAGCTCTCGAAGCGGAGATCAACCGATCGTCGCTCATCAACCTCTTCGAGGCCACGCTGATCGAAGCGGTAAAGAAGGGCGCTTCCGACATTCACATCTTCCCGAATCCCGATGGCCAGATTGAAATCAACTTCCGGGTTGATGGTGAACTGACACGTTGGCATCTGGAGGAACGTATCCACCCGGAAGCCTTCCTCGCCGTTGTGAAGGACAACTCGCACAACGTTGACCGCTTTGAGAGGGACACAGCCCAGGACGGTTCGATACAGAGACGCATTGCGGACGCGATCATTCGATTCCGGGTTTCAATTCTACCGGTCGCGTCGCATCGCCCGGGTGTCAACGCAGAGAGCATCGTGATCCGTGTGCTAGATGACCGCAAGGTGCTTACGGACCTGTCGAAGCTCGGCATGCTGGACGATTCGTTGCAGCGATTCGACCATGCCATTCGCCAGCCGTTTGGGATGGTGATTCTCACGGGCCCGACGGGGTCGGGAAAGAGTACCACTCTTGTTGCCGCACTGCACCAGGTCGTCACCCCCAAGGTCAACGTCCTCACTGTTGAGGATCCGGTGGAATACCTTATCAAGGGCGTGCGACAGATCAAACTCAATAGCAGGCTGAATATGGAAGGAGCGCTCCGCTCCATCCTTCGCCATGACCCCGACATCGTGATGGTCGGTGAGATGCGAGATCGGCAGACGGCTGAACTGGCAATCAAGCTCGCAAATACGGGCCACCTGACGTTCTCCACGCTGCATACGAACGATGCCGTGAGCGCTGTGAGTCGTCTCTACAAGATGGGCATCGAGCCTTTCTTGATCGCCTATGCCATCAACATCGTCGTTGCTCAACGGTTGCTTCGCAACCTCTGTCCGGATTGCAAGATCGAGGCCAAGGACGTCGATCCCGAACTGCTGTCGTACCTCGGATTTTCGGAAGAAGAGTCAAAAGAGATCACGTTCTACACGGCCGACTTCGGGACAGACTGTCACCTCTGCGGCGGTCAGGGCTACAAGGGTCGGCGCGCGATAGCGGAGACGCTTCCGTTTACCAACATGATCAGGAAGAAGATACTTGCCGCTGGTGAGATGATCGACGAGGAGGGACTGCGGGACACGGCCCGTTCGGAAGGGATGCGCTCTCTCAGGGACTCGGCAAAACAGATTGTCATGAAGGGAGAGACGTCGGTCGAAGAGATGATCCGCGTAACGGGTACGACCGACTAG